The following proteins are encoded in a genomic region of Natrinema sp. DC36:
- a CDS encoding thioredoxin domain-containing protein, with the protein MSDPTQHNRLEAEESPYLRQHADNPVNWQPWDEQALEAAKERDVPIFLSIGYSACHWCHVMEAESFEDESVAEVLNENFVPIKVDREERPDVDSIYMTVCQLVTGRGGWPLSAWLTPEGKPFFVGTYFPRDGQQGQPGFLDLCERIADSWESEDREEMEHRAQQWTDAATDRLEETPDSAGDGTETGSSPEPPSSDVLETAADATLRSADRQHGGFGSGQKFPQPSRLRVLARAYDRTGREEYLEVLEEALDAMSVGGLYDHVGGGFHRYCVDRDWTVPHFEKMLYDNAEIPRAFLAGYQLTGEDRYAEIVADTLAFVDRELTHDEGGFFSTLDAQSEDPETGEREEGAFYVWTPVEVRDVLENETDAALFCARYDITESGNFEGTNQPNRVARVSELASQFDLEESEALKRLDSARQRLFEAREERPRPNRDEKVLAGWNGLMISTYAEAALTLGEDDYAETAVDALAFVRDRLWDGDEKRLSRRYKDVSEPRSEARETSSHGGDVKVDGYLEDYAFLARGAFDCYQATGEVDHLAFALELARVIEAEFWDAERGTLYFTPESGESLVTRPQELGDQSTPSATGVALETLLALDEFAGEDFEGIAATVLETHANTIEANALEHATLCLAADRLESGALEVTIAAAELPEAWRDGFASRYYPDRLFALRPPTADGLEAWLETLGLEEAPPIWAGREARDDEPTLYVCRDRTCSPPTHVVEEALEWLGDSGENAEGESDAPF; encoded by the coding sequence ATGAGCGATCCGACCCAGCACAACCGGCTCGAGGCGGAGGAAAGCCCCTATCTGCGCCAGCACGCGGACAACCCCGTCAACTGGCAGCCGTGGGACGAGCAGGCCCTCGAGGCCGCTAAAGAACGCGACGTGCCGATCTTCCTCTCGATCGGCTACTCGGCGTGTCACTGGTGTCACGTCATGGAAGCGGAGAGTTTCGAGGACGAGTCGGTCGCCGAGGTACTCAACGAGAACTTCGTCCCGATCAAGGTCGACCGCGAGGAGCGTCCGGACGTCGACAGCATCTACATGACCGTCTGCCAACTCGTGACCGGACGGGGCGGCTGGCCGCTTTCGGCGTGGCTCACCCCCGAGGGGAAGCCCTTCTTCGTCGGAACGTACTTTCCCCGAGACGGACAGCAGGGCCAGCCCGGCTTTCTCGACCTCTGCGAGCGCATTGCCGACTCCTGGGAGAGCGAGGATCGCGAGGAGATGGAACACCGCGCACAGCAGTGGACCGACGCGGCGACGGATCGACTCGAGGAAACCCCGGATTCGGCGGGAGACGGAACCGAGACCGGTAGCAGCCCGGAGCCACCCTCGAGCGACGTCCTCGAGACGGCCGCGGACGCGACGCTGCGTAGCGCAGACCGCCAGCACGGCGGCTTCGGCTCCGGCCAGAAGTTCCCCCAGCCCTCGCGGCTTCGCGTGCTCGCTCGAGCGTACGACCGAACCGGTCGCGAGGAGTATCTCGAGGTGCTCGAGGAGGCCCTCGACGCGATGTCTGTGGGCGGACTCTACGATCACGTCGGCGGCGGCTTCCACCGCTACTGCGTCGATCGGGACTGGACGGTCCCTCACTTCGAGAAGATGCTGTACGACAACGCCGAGATTCCGCGGGCCTTCCTCGCGGGCTACCAGCTCACCGGCGAGGACCGCTACGCCGAGATCGTCGCTGATACCCTCGCGTTCGTCGACCGGGAGCTGACCCACGACGAGGGCGGCTTCTTCAGCACGCTGGACGCCCAGAGCGAGGACCCCGAAACCGGTGAGCGCGAGGAGGGTGCATTCTACGTCTGGACGCCCGTGGAAGTGAGAGACGTACTCGAGAACGAGACCGATGCAGCCCTCTTCTGTGCGCGCTACGACATCACGGAGTCTGGCAACTTCGAGGGGACGAACCAGCCCAACCGCGTGGCCCGGGTTTCAGAACTGGCCTCGCAGTTCGATCTCGAGGAAAGCGAGGCTCTCAAGCGGCTCGACTCAGCCCGACAGCGGCTGTTCGAGGCTCGCGAGGAGCGCCCCCGTCCCAACCGGGACGAGAAGGTACTCGCGGGCTGGAACGGGCTGATGATCTCGACCTACGCCGAAGCGGCGCTGACGCTCGGCGAGGACGACTACGCCGAGACCGCCGTCGACGCCCTCGCGTTCGTCCGCGATCGGCTCTGGGATGGGGACGAGAAGCGACTCTCTCGGCGTTACAAAGACGTCTCCGAGCCACGCTCGGAGGCTCGTGAGACTTCGTCTCACGGTGGTGACGTCAAGGTCGACGGTTACCTCGAGGACTACGCCTTCCTCGCGCGCGGAGCGTTCGACTGCTATCAGGCCACCGGCGAGGTCGATCACCTCGCGTTCGCGCTCGAACTGGCCCGCGTTATCGAGGCCGAGTTCTGGGACGCCGAGCGCGGGACGCTCTACTTCACCCCCGAGAGCGGCGAGTCGCTCGTCACGCGCCCCCAGGAACTGGGCGACCAGTCGACGCCCTCCGCGACCGGCGTGGCGCTCGAGACGCTGCTCGCGCTCGACGAGTTTGCCGGTGAGGACTTCGAGGGGATAGCAGCCACAGTCCTCGAGACTCATGCGAACACTATCGAGGCGAACGCGCTGGAGCACGCGACGCTCTGTCTCGCCGCCGATCGGCTCGAGTCGGGTGCGCTCGAGGTGACGATCGCTGCGGCGGAACTCCCCGAAGCGTGGCGTGACGGGTTCGCGTCGCGGTACTACCCCGATCGACTCTTCGCGCTGCGACCGCCGACCGCGGACGGACTCGAGGCGTGGCTCGAGACGCTGGGACTCGAGGAGGCGCCCCCGATCTGGGCGGGCCGCGAGGCACGCGACGACGAACCGACGCTGTACGTCTGCCGCGATCGGACGTGCTCGCCGCCGACGCACGTCGTCGAGGAGGCGCTCGAGTGGCTCGGCGATTCGGGTGAGAACGCGGAAGGCGAGTCGGACGCGCCGTTCTGA
- a CDS encoding calcium-binding protein, with protein MTGKTDDSTRSIAKRGTIAATALALGTGVTAGTATAQDDEEIVLFGDDYLAGVNFDVVSELEGQTVSNVLQSATDGASQTTFETPDDWDGYIIQYDSGEDAAILGLLFTEDADLSAGDSGSMSEEASFRNSALSLVETDLD; from the coding sequence ATGACTGGAAAAACCGACGATTCGACGCGATCGATCGCGAAGCGGGGAACCATCGCTGCCACTGCACTGGCGCTCGGTACCGGCGTGACCGCTGGAACTGCGACCGCGCAGGACGACGAAGAGATCGTGCTGTTCGGCGACGACTATCTGGCCGGTGTGAACTTCGATGTCGTCTCCGAACTCGAGGGGCAGACGGTGTCCAACGTCTTGCAATCTGCTACCGACGGGGCCAGCCAGACGACGTTCGAGACGCCGGACGACTGGGACGGCTACATCATCCAATACGATTCCGGCGAAGACGCCGCGATACTCGGACTCCTCTTCACCGAGGACGCCGATCTGAGCGCCGGCGACAGCGGATCGATGAGCGAGGAAGCGTCGTTCCGAAACTCGGCACTGAGCCTCGTCGAGACCGATCTCGACTAA
- a CDS encoding calcium-binding protein: MTDETDSGLFDDSRRSFMKKGALTAGAVALGTAGAGTAAAQGGGQVTVFVDDYEPGADFTVASALNDGTKDELFQEAGLGEEFDTPDDWDVYIISYDMGGSAPSLGFLMTEDVDLSAGDSETMGTDGEFRNAELGLVEATPGETGGGGGGAESEAPAGGNETAGNETPGGN; encoded by the coding sequence ATGACAGACGAAACAGATAGCGGACTATTCGATGACTCGCGGCGATCGTTCATGAAAAAAGGCGCGCTCACTGCGGGCGCAGTAGCGCTCGGGACTGCTGGTGCGGGGACTGCAGCCGCTCAAGGCGGTGGCCAAGTTACGGTGTTCGTAGACGACTACGAGCCCGGTGCCGACTTTACCGTCGCCTCGGCGCTGAACGACGGTACGAAAGACGAGTTGTTCCAGGAGGCCGGTCTGGGGGAGGAGTTCGACACCCCGGACGACTGGGACGTCTACATCATCAGCTACGACATGGGCGGATCCGCCCCGTCGCTGGGATTCCTGATGACGGAGGACGTCGATCTCAGCGCCGGCGACAGCGAGACGATGGGAACGGACGGTGAGTTCCGCAACGCCGAGTTAGGCCTGGTCGAAGCCACTCCCGGCGAAACCGGCGGCGGCGGCGGTGGCGCCGAAAGCGAGGCACCGGCAGGCGGCAACGAAACCGCCGGCAACGAAACTCCCGGCGGTAACTAA
- the acnA gene encoding aconitate hydratase AcnA, with protein sequence MSTDEFSGAIREFEHDGETYKMADLTVLEEQGLCDLEKLPVSIRVLLESVLRNADGEMISAEDVENAASWEPDVPDVEVPFQPSRVVLQDLTGVPAVVDLAALRSAADRAGKEPSIVEPEVPCDLVIDHSVQVDYFGSEDAYEQNVELEYERNEERYRAIKWAQQAFEDFNVVPPGTGIVHQVNLEHLGKVVHAREEDGEQWLLPDTLVGTDSHTPMIGGIGVVGWGVGGIEAEAALLGQPITMTLPEVVGVKLTGELPEGATATDLVLHITEMLRQVGVVDKFVEFYGPGVSQLSVADRATIANMAPEQGSTISMFPVDDATLDYLELTGRDDDHIELVKEYLEAQGLFGEHDPEFTEEVEFDLSSVEPSLAGHKKPHARIPMGDLDEHFPTLLAEEGVIDSGAAEGDGGLVATDQPGLGEKIPVTLEDGTEVEIGHGSVLVSAITSCTNTSNPSVMVAAGLLARNALEQGLDVPDYVKTSLAPGSRVVTEYLKQADLLDDLEGLGYNVVGYGCTTCIGNAGPLAEPIEAAIDEHDLWTTSVLSGNRNFEARIHPKIRANYLASPPLVVAYGLAGKMDIDLENEPIGTNDDGEEIFLEDVWPDPQEVKETIHENVSAELFRDKYASVFEGDERWEALDAPTGEVYDWDDESTYIREPPFFQDFPLEEPGVSDIADARCLLTLGDTVTTDHISPAGPFGEDLPAGQWLRERGVEPYEFNTYGSRRGNHEVMMRGTFANVRIENQLLDGKEGGYTIHHPTGEETTVFDASERYREDDTPLIVMAGEELGTGSSRDWAAKGTDLLGIRATIGQSYERIYRDNLLGMGVLPLQFEDGEGWEELGLDGSEYFDIRGLDDGLEPNAELTVVAEDDAGETTEFDVTAQVGTPAAVEYVENGGVLHLVLRRLLTE encoded by the coding sequence ATGTCAACCGATGAGTTCTCGGGTGCAATCCGGGAGTTCGAACACGACGGTGAAACGTACAAGATGGCCGACCTCACGGTCCTCGAGGAACAGGGCCTCTGTGACCTCGAGAAACTACCCGTGAGCATTCGGGTGCTGCTCGAGTCCGTCCTCCGAAATGCCGACGGCGAGATGATTTCGGCCGAGGACGTCGAAAACGCGGCCTCGTGGGAGCCGGACGTCCCCGACGTCGAGGTCCCCTTCCAGCCCTCGCGCGTCGTTCTCCAGGACCTGACCGGCGTTCCCGCAGTCGTGGATCTGGCCGCACTGCGCTCGGCCGCGGATCGCGCGGGCAAGGAGCCCTCGATCGTCGAACCCGAAGTTCCGTGCGACCTCGTGATCGACCACAGCGTTCAGGTCGACTACTTCGGCAGCGAGGACGCCTACGAACAGAACGTCGAACTCGAGTACGAGCGAAACGAGGAGCGCTATCGCGCGATCAAGTGGGCCCAGCAGGCGTTCGAGGACTTCAACGTCGTCCCGCCGGGAACCGGGATCGTCCATCAGGTCAACCTCGAGCACCTGGGCAAGGTCGTCCACGCACGCGAGGAAGACGGTGAACAGTGGCTGCTGCCCGACACGCTGGTCGGCACCGACAGCCACACCCCCATGATCGGCGGCATCGGCGTCGTCGGCTGGGGCGTCGGCGGCATCGAGGCCGAGGCAGCCCTTCTGGGGCAGCCAATCACCATGACGCTGCCCGAAGTCGTCGGCGTCAAACTCACCGGCGAACTGCCGGAGGGCGCGACCGCGACCGACCTCGTGCTCCACATCACCGAGATGCTCCGCCAGGTCGGCGTCGTCGACAAGTTCGTCGAGTTCTACGGTCCCGGCGTCTCCCAGCTCTCGGTTGCCGACCGCGCGACGATCGCCAACATGGCCCCCGAGCAGGGATCGACCATCAGCATGTTCCCGGTCGACGACGCGACGCTCGACTACCTCGAGCTGACCGGCCGCGACGACGACCACATCGAACTCGTCAAGGAGTATCTCGAGGCGCAAGGTCTCTTCGGCGAGCACGATCCGGAGTTCACCGAGGAAGTCGAGTTCGACCTCAGCTCCGTCGAGCCCAGCCTCGCCGGTCACAAGAAGCCCCACGCACGCATTCCGATGGGCGATCTGGACGAGCACTTCCCGACGCTGCTCGCAGAGGAGGGCGTTATTGACAGTGGTGCAGCGGAGGGGGACGGCGGACTCGTTGCCACGGACCAGCCCGGTCTCGGCGAGAAGATCCCCGTCACGCTCGAGGACGGCACCGAGGTCGAGATCGGCCACGGTTCGGTCCTCGTCAGCGCGATAACGTCCTGTACGAACACATCGAACCCGTCGGTGATGGTCGCCGCGGGCCTACTCGCGCGCAACGCGCTCGAGCAGGGGCTCGACGTGCCCGACTACGTCAAGACTAGCCTCGCACCCGGGAGCCGGGTCGTCACGGAGTACCTGAAGCAGGCCGACCTGCTCGACGACCTCGAGGGCCTGGGCTACAACGTCGTCGGCTACGGCTGTACGACCTGTATCGGGAACGCCGGCCCGCTGGCGGAGCCGATCGAGGCGGCCATCGACGAGCACGACCTCTGGACGACCAGCGTCCTTTCGGGCAACCGCAACTTCGAAGCCCGCATCCATCCGAAGATCCGCGCGAACTACCTCGCCAGTCCGCCGCTGGTCGTCGCCTACGGCCTCGCGGGCAAGATGGATATCGACCTCGAGAACGAACCGATCGGCACGAACGACGACGGCGAAGAAATCTTCCTCGAGGACGTCTGGCCGGACCCACAGGAAGTTAAAGAGACGATCCACGAGAACGTCTCCGCCGAGTTGTTCAGAGACAAGTACGCGAGCGTCTTCGAGGGCGACGAGCGCTGGGAGGCCCTCGACGCGCCCACGGGCGAAGTCTACGACTGGGACGACGAGTCGACGTACATCCGCGAGCCGCCGTTTTTCCAGGACTTCCCGCTCGAGGAACCCGGCGTCTCCGACATCGCGGACGCGCGCTGTCTGCTCACGCTGGGCGACACGGTGACGACCGACCACATCAGCCCCGCGGGGCCGTTCGGCGAGGACCTGCCCGCCGGTCAGTGGCTGCGCGAACGCGGCGTCGAACCCTACGAGTTCAACACCTACGGCTCCCGCCGCGGGAACCACGAGGTCATGATGCGCGGGACCTTCGCGAACGTCCGCATCGAGAACCAGCTGCTGGACGGAAAGGAGGGCGGTTACACGATTCACCATCCAACTGGTGAGGAGACCACCGTTTTCGATGCGAGCGAGCGCTACCGCGAGGACGACACCCCGCTGATCGTCATGGCCGGCGAGGAGCTGGGGACCGGCTCGAGCCGCGACTGGGCCGCGAAAGGAACGGACCTGCTCGGCATCCGCGCGACCATCGGTCAGAGCTACGAGCGGATCTACCGCGACAACCTCCTCGGCATGGGCGTCCTGCCACTGCAGTTCGAGGATGGTGAGGGCTGGGAAGAACTCGGCCTCGACGGCTCCGAGTACTTCGACATTCGGGGCTTGGACGACGGCCTCGAGCCCAACGCCGAACTCACCGTCGTCGCGGAAGACGATGCGGGCGAAACGACCGAGTTCGACGTGACCGCACAGGTCGGCACGCCCGCGGCGGTCGAGTACGTCGAGAACGGCGGCGTGCTCCACCTCGTGCTCCGCCGCCTGCTCACGGAATAG
- a CDS encoding dihydrofolate reductase yields the protein MSGDRDAAANATQNLETDRELVGIVAVADNGVIGKDGDMPWHISEDLQHFKGTTMGHPVIMGRVTYEGILETLGEPLPGRTTVVLTSRDLEMPERAVVADGLEDALEEADRAASERHDDADRIFVAGGATVYEQFLRALDRMIVTEVHEEPDGDTFFPDWDREEWREVDRDGRDGFDFVEYARSL from the coding sequence ATGAGCGGGGACCGGGACGCGGCGGCGAACGCGACGCAGAACCTCGAGACCGACCGCGAACTCGTCGGCATCGTCGCCGTCGCCGACAACGGCGTCATCGGGAAGGACGGCGACATGCCGTGGCACATCTCCGAGGACCTCCAGCACTTCAAGGGGACGACGATGGGGCATCCGGTCATCATGGGCCGGGTCACCTACGAGGGCATCCTCGAGACGCTGGGCGAACCGCTCCCCGGCCGGACGACCGTCGTATTGACGAGTCGCGACCTCGAGATGCCGGAGCGCGCGGTGGTCGCGGATGGACTCGAGGATGCGCTCGAGGAGGCCGACCGGGCCGCCAGCGAGCGCCACGACGACGCCGATCGAATCTTCGTCGCGGGCGGCGCGACCGTCTACGAGCAGTTCCTGCGCGCGCTGGATCGGATGATCGTAACCGAGGTCCACGAGGAACCCGACGGGGACACGTTCTTCCCGGATTGGGATCGCGAGGAGTGGCGGGAAGTCGACCGCGACGGCCGCGACGGGTTCGACTTCGTCGAGTACGCTCGATCACTCTGA
- the thyA gene encoding thymidylate synthase: MRQYLELVDAVLSTGTHKPNRTGVDTISSFSEHYEVDLQEGYPLLTTKEMDGYRWNSMLHEVCWYLSGEEHIRNLREETKIWDAWADEDGKLDTAYGRFWRRFPVPDADAQLEGESWPDESHQWVTQEADDRRTFDQLQYVIDTLSESPNSRRLVVNAWHPANAAVSTLPPCHYSFVFNVQGDRLNCHLTQRSGDTALGIPFNIAAYALLTKVIAQQTGFEPGTFAHTVVDTHVYCGRGARGDWYADNLEALQSKLADADEQEDYLDIKAWLESEAPAEAEGDERLDHVPGLLEQLSREPLERPTLEVADVSIDELSYEDVELRGYDSHDGIEFSVAE, encoded by the coding sequence ATGCGACAGTACCTCGAGCTCGTCGACGCCGTGCTCTCGACGGGGACGCACAAGCCCAACCGGACCGGCGTCGACACGATTTCGTCGTTCAGCGAGCACTACGAGGTCGACCTGCAAGAGGGGTATCCGCTGCTGACAACCAAGGAGATGGACGGCTACCGCTGGAACTCGATGCTTCACGAGGTCTGCTGGTATCTCTCCGGCGAGGAACACATCCGCAACCTCCGCGAGGAAACCAAAATCTGGGACGCCTGGGCCGACGAGGACGGGAAGCTGGATACGGCCTACGGCCGGTTCTGGCGTCGGTTTCCGGTACCAGATGCGGACGCGCAACTCGAGGGTGAGTCTTGGCCCGACGAGAGCCACCAGTGGGTCACTCAGGAGGCGGACGACCGGCGGACGTTCGATCAGCTCCAGTATGTTATCGACACGCTCTCGGAGTCGCCGAACTCGCGGCGGCTCGTGGTCAACGCGTGGCACCCCGCCAACGCGGCCGTCTCGACGCTCCCGCCCTGTCACTACAGCTTCGTCTTCAACGTGCAGGGCGACCGGCTGAACTGCCACCTCACGCAGCGTTCGGGCGACACCGCGCTCGGGATTCCGTTCAACATCGCTGCCTACGCGCTTTTGACGAAAGTGATCGCCCAGCAGACCGGCTTCGAACCGGGCACCTTCGCACACACCGTCGTCGACACGCACGTCTACTGCGGCCGCGGCGCGCGCGGCGACTGGTACGCCGACAACCTCGAGGCCCTCCAATCGAAGCTGGCCGACGCCGACGAGCAGGAGGACTATCTCGACATCAAAGCGTGGCTCGAGTCCGAAGCGCCGGCCGAAGCCGAGGGCGACGAACGGCTCGATCACGTTCCCGGCCTGCTCGAGCAACTCTCCCGAGAGCCGCTCGAGCGCCCGACGCTCGAGGTGGCTGACGTCTCGATCGACGAGCTGTCGTACGAGGACGTCGAACTTCGAGGCTACGACTCGCACGACGGAATCGAGTTCTCGGTGGCCGAATGA
- a CDS encoding twin-arginine translocation signal domain-containing protein, giving the protein MSDQSTWQSRRRFVKAGAATSVALGLGATANVTAQETSAESGDGGSDGQFRAAIATGETYFSGAVFRVVSPPLQDAPVVDDPEALRNHDARVIEYFNTNEEGYLFVPQDAAIEEGEVYVFDDRLSSPTEDELSVVDLVRVQYRPLTDEDLPFEYDEDEDFEILEDGGGEAAIRPDDFYSSALFEITSGAQGWLPQDVEQSGLFTDYNTVHARYLGTNQRFLLFAQEGAQTDTGQLYVMRDESEIFDPAGNLVAAEFSPVDEDSLTFDDEFLR; this is encoded by the coding sequence ATGAGTGATCAGTCAACGTGGCAGTCACGACGCCGGTTCGTGAAGGCGGGAGCAGCCACATCGGTCGCACTGGGGCTCGGAGCGACCGCGAACGTGACGGCACAGGAGACATCGGCTGAGAGCGGCGATGGCGGTAGCGACGGACAGTTTCGAGCGGCGATCGCGACCGGCGAGACGTACTTTTCGGGCGCGGTCTTCCGGGTCGTCTCACCGCCGCTGCAGGACGCCCCCGTCGTGGACGACCCAGAGGCGCTGCGAAACCACGATGCCCGAGTCATCGAATATTTCAACACGAACGAAGAAGGGTATCTCTTCGTTCCGCAGGACGCCGCGATCGAGGAGGGCGAGGTGTACGTGTTCGACGACCGGTTATCGTCGCCGACCGAAGACGAGCTTTCGGTCGTGGATCTCGTTCGCGTCCAGTATCGTCCGCTCACCGACGAGGACCTCCCCTTCGAATACGATGAGGACGAGGACTTCGAAATTCTGGAGGATGGCGGCGGCGAAGCCGCCATCCGTCCGGACGACTTCTACTCGAGTGCGCTGTTCGAAATCACTTCGGGCGCGCAGGGCTGGCTCCCTCAGGACGTCGAGCAGAGCGGCCTGTTCACCGATTACAACACGGTCCATGCCAGATACCTCGGAACGAACCAGCGATTCCTCCTCTTCGCACAGGAGGGTGCACAAACGGACACGGGACAGCTCTACGTGATGCGCGACGAGTCCGAAATCTTCGATCCGGCGGGCAACCTCGTGGCCGCCGAGTTCAGTCCCGTCGATGAGGACAGTCTCACCTTCGACGACGAGTTCCTCCGGTAG
- the purD gene encoding phosphoribosylamine--glycine ligase has translation MRENVLLIGGGGREHAIARALEDSEADLYACAGNRNPGIARIAVGFETLESTDPEAVVDYAEEIDATIAIIGPEAYLEAGVADELEAAGIYPFGPKEAEARIETDKAFQRRFMAEHDIPGCPDFETFDDVEAACDYIDEYDGDLAIKPAGLTGGKGVKVIGDQVTAEEGKEYIRESDYDRIVLEERLIGEEITIQAFVANGEFRTAPAVQDHKRAFEGDEGPNTGGMGSYSDATDELPFMTEDDYDEAASIIEATVDALDDYRGILYGQFMLTETGPRVVEFNARFGDPEAMNTLPVLETDFLDVLTAARNGEAPPELDFAEQATVCKYAVPDGYPTDPEAGAKVQVDEESAGDALLYYASVDERDDGIYTTTSRSFALVGVADSISEAEEIAEDALAVAGEEGLRVRHDIGKADLIQRRIDHMTELRGE, from the coding sequence ATGCGAGAGAACGTGCTGCTGATCGGGGGCGGCGGCCGCGAGCACGCCATCGCCCGCGCGCTCGAGGACAGCGAGGCAGACCTGTACGCCTGTGCCGGCAACCGAAATCCCGGCATCGCCCGGATTGCAGTCGGGTTCGAAACGCTCGAGTCGACCGATCCCGAGGCAGTCGTCGACTACGCCGAGGAGATCGACGCGACGATTGCTATCATCGGCCCGGAAGCGTACCTCGAGGCCGGCGTCGCGGACGAACTCGAGGCCGCGGGGATCTACCCCTTCGGTCCGAAAGAAGCGGAGGCCCGCATCGAGACGGACAAAGCGTTCCAGCGCCGGTTCATGGCGGAGCACGACATTCCGGGTTGTCCCGATTTCGAGACGTTCGACGACGTGGAGGCCGCCTGTGACTATATCGACGAGTACGACGGTGATCTGGCGATCAAACCCGCCGGGCTGACCGGCGGGAAGGGGGTCAAAGTCATCGGCGACCAGGTCACCGCCGAAGAGGGCAAGGAGTACATCCGCGAGTCCGACTACGACCGGATCGTCTTAGAGGAGCGACTGATCGGCGAGGAGATCACCATCCAAGCGTTCGTCGCCAACGGCGAGTTCCGCACCGCGCCCGCAGTGCAAGATCATAAGCGCGCGTTCGAGGGCGACGAGGGGCCGAACACGGGCGGCATGGGGAGCTATTCCGACGCGACGGACGAACTGCCGTTCATGACCGAAGACGACTACGACGAGGCGGCCTCGATCATCGAGGCCACCGTCGACGCCCTCGACGACTATCGCGGGATCCTCTACGGCCAGTTCATGCTGACCGAGACCGGTCCCCGCGTCGTCGAGTTCAACGCCCGCTTCGGCGACCCCGAGGCGATGAACACGCTGCCCGTCCTCGAGACCGACTTCCTCGACGTACTCACCGCGGCACGGAACGGCGAGGCCCCGCCCGAACTCGACTTTGCCGAGCAGGCGACGGTCTGCAAGTACGCCGTCCCCGACGGCTACCCGACCGATCCCGAGGCCGGTGCGAAGGTGCAGGTCGACGAGGAGAGCGCGGGCGACGCCCTGCTGTACTACGCCAGCGTGGACGAGCGCGACGACGGGATCTACACGACGACCTCCCGATCGTTCGCGCTGGTCGGCGTCGCCGACTCGATCAGCGAGGCCGAGGAGATCGCCGAAGACGCGCTCGCCGTCGCCGGCGAGGAGGGACTGCGCGTTCGCCACGACATCGGCAAAGCCGACCTCATCCAGCGCCGGATCGACCACATGACCGAGCTTCGCGGCGAGTGA